The Candidatus Binataceae bacterium genome contains the following window.
GAATCGCCCTGCAATCGGGCGGCGTCACCTCGCATGCTGCCATTCTGGCCCGCGCCTTTGAGATTCCGACCGTGGTCGGCGTCGAGCATCTGATGGAATCGGTGGTCGAGGGTGACCATCTCGTCCTCGACGGCAACTCGGGCGTGGTGTACGTCAATCCCGGTCCCGAGATCGAGCGCGATTACACCAACCTCGCGCGCCGCTATGAGGCCTTTAAAAAAGACCTGCTCGCCGACGATGACAAACCCGCCGCCACGCGCGACGGCCACAAGATCATGCTGCTCGCCAATATCGCGCTGCAGGCCGATATCGCGCTGGCGCTGCGCTACGGCGCCCAGGGCATCGGTCTCTTGCGCTCGGAGTTTTCATTCCTCACCTACGAGGATTTCCCCGACGAGAATCAGCAGTACAAGTTGTACACCCAGATGTTCGAGGCGGTCGGCAAGCGCCCGATCACGATTCGCACCCTCGATATCGGCGCCGACAAGTATCCGCCCTACCTGCGCGTCCCGCGCGAGGAAAATCCCTTCCTCGGATGGCGCTCGATTCGGATCTCGCTCGAGATGTCGGGCCTGTTCAAGGTTCAGCTCCGTGCGATCCTGCGCGCCGCGGCGCGTTACAACGTGCGCCTGCTGTTCCCGATGATCTCCAGCCTCGAGGAGCTGCGCCGCGCCAAGGAAATACTCGAAGAGGCGCGCGCCGAGCTGTTCAAGGAAGGCCTCGAGCACAATCCCGATATCGAAGTCGGGATCATGGTCGAAGTGCCGTCCGCGGTATGGCTCGCGCCGCGCCTGGCGCGTGAGGTCGACTTCTTTTCGATCGGCACCAACGATCTGATCCAGTATCTGCTCGCCGCCGATCGCAATAATCCCAAAGTCGCCCATCTTTACGAGGCGCTCCATCCGGCGGTGATCTCCGCGATCTCCGAGGTCGTCAATGTCGCCCGTGGAACCGACAAGGAAGTATGCATCTGCGGCGAGATGGCATCGGATCCCCTCGCGACGCTACTATTGATTGGGATGGGGCTCGATGAACTGAGCTTGAGCCCGCTTTTTATCCCCGTGGTCCGCAAGATCGTGCGCGAGGTCGACTATCAGACCGCGCGCCTGGTCGCCCGCGAAACGCTTCAGATGGCGAGCGTACAAGAGATCAAGGGTTACCTCGTCGAAAGGTATCGCGATTTGGGTCTGATCAACCTTGTTGAAATGTATCGGTAAGCGGAAATTCCCTTTGATTACCGCCAATTTTTTTTCTTGTCCGATCGGTCAGAATGAAAAGCTAAATCTTGACTTTACCAGTCGGGATTAGTTTACTCTGACCGAGCGGTTAGAAGTGCCGCGCCGATCAATCCATTGGGGTGTGATGGGCCAGGAGTGGGACGTTAATGGTATTACTTGTTTGCCTCGCAATCCTCAGCGTCGTAATCGGCGTCGCCGCAATCGTGCTCTATCGCTTGATAGGTACCGATCGTTATGGCGGCGACCGACCCGTCAATGCCCTCCAATTGACCGCCAGCGAAGCCGCGATGCGCGGCGCGGTGCGCAAGCCTGAGCCTTGCCGCACGGTCAGAATCTACTTCATCAAGCCCTCCCGCTACGACGAAGAGGGCTACGTTCAGTACTTCCGCTACGGCGTTCAGCCGAACAATACCCTCACTGTTCTGGCCGCGCTCAACGACGCATTCAACAAGCGCTACACCCAGGAGCGCAATGTCTACCTTGAAACGATCATCTGGGACGAGATCTGCGACGGCGCCGTCAGCGCCGATTCCATCAAGGCGATCGTCGAAAAGGCGCACGAAGACGGCGTCGAGCTTCTCATCGGCCTGGCCGGCGTGCAGTCCAATCAGTACCCGCGTGGCCGTGACCTTGGCCTCCAGTTCGTCAAGCTCGGCGTGCCCACCATGATGGGCGGGTTCCACGTCAGCGGCTATCCCGAATCCTGCAAGTTTCTCAACGAATGCGGCATCACGACCGTCGTCGGCGAAGCGGAAAATATCTGGGAGAGCGTCGTCGAGGATTTCCTTGCCGGCGAGCTCAAGCTGAATTATTCGGTGACCCAGGGAATCCGCGCCAAGACCGGCAAGGACGATATCATCGTCCCGCTCATCACCGAGTCGCTCCTGCCCTCGCTCGACGATCGCTACCTGTCGCGCTTTTTCAATATCTCGATGACGACGCTCGATACCTCGCGCGGATGCCCCTTCACCTGCTCGTATTGCAGCGTGAAAAACGTCATGGGCCGCACGATGCGCTCGCGCGAGCCCGATCGCGTGGTGCAGTGGGTCCGCGATGCGATCCAGAATCACGGCATCGACACTCTGTTCCTCGTCGATGACGACTTCTTCCGCTCGCCGCGATGGGAGGAAATTCTCATCGGCCTCGGCGAAGTGAAGAAGGAATATCCCAAGCTGTCCTTCATGATGCAGGTCGACGTCGATGCGTCCTGTTACGCGAATATCGCAGACGGCGAGACCGAAACCGCCAAGCATCGGCGCAGCCGCCGCTTCACCGAGCTCGCCGCGGCGGCGGGATGCTACCAGGCCTTCGTCGGCATCGAGTCGCTCAATCCCGACAACCTCAACTTCGCGACCAAGTATCAGAACACCGACGATCGCCAGCACAAGCTGAAGCTCGAAGCCGCCCGCGCGGCCGTGATCAACAAGTACCGGCGCGTGGTCGATAACTGGCACAAGGTCGGCATCGCCGTGCACGCCGGCTACATGCTGGGCTTCCCCTTCGACGGTCCCGACTGCGGACGCGTGGCGGCCGACACGCTCAAGAAAATCGGCTTCGATATCGTGTCGTTCTTTATCATGACTCCCCTGCCCGGCACCGAGGACCAGGTGCGCTGCGCCAAGGAAGGACTGATCGCCGACTGGGACTTCAACAATCTCGATTCGCAGCACGTGACGCTCAAGCACGACTTGCTCGACAAGCACAGTTGGATGGAAGCCTATCGCGAGGCCTTCACCCGCTTCTATTCATTCCCGCGGATGATCAAGAACGTGCTCACGGTATGCGGCGGCAAGGGCCTCAGCCTCGAATCGCGCAGGGCGATCGCGGTCCAGTTCGTGTACTACTTCTTCAGTTACCGCCAAGGCCGGCATCCGATGGTCGGCGGTATCTGGCCGATCAAGCGCCGCGACATCCGCCGCATGGTGG
Protein-coding sequences here:
- the ptsP gene encoding phosphoenolpyruvate--protein phosphotransferase codes for the protein MASNKDRLALLEHLSSIGGEHSDDLRDTLDRVVAAIAAGMEAEVCSLYLFDPQRERVVLRATVGLDRESVGRVSMKLKEGLVGLVLENEEALCVPDAISHPRYKYFPETGEERYHTFLGVPLFDGRHKPLGVLVTQTLERRKFTKGEIRLLATAANQVAQILRHFRLRETLATREKEREEYRRRMIEANRQLKDYEKVGGTARVAAPVKVRRPRLVGLAASPGFAQGAAHVVGTFLSTIDRNQRSRDAKVELKRLDDAIGRSRSELAALKARMAPLMPEGELRIFDGHSLILEDEEFVGRIRQAVQDGWAAESALFRVIDELSASMLAVADSYLRERATDFRDVGHRVLRHLRQDDNKSSAFSKPTVLVAEELTLSQLTLVSHERLAGIALQSGGVTSHAAILARAFEIPTVVGVEHLMESVVEGDHLVLDGNSGVVYVNPGPEIERDYTNLARRYEAFKKDLLADDDKPAATRDGHKIMLLANIALQADIALALRYGAQGIGLLRSEFSFLTYEDFPDENQQYKLYTQMFEAVGKRPITIRTLDIGADKYPPYLRVPREENPFLGWRSIRISLEMSGLFKVQLRAILRAAARYNVRLLFPMISSLEELRRAKEILEEARAELFKEGLEHNPDIEVGIMVEVPSAVWLAPRLAREVDFFSIGTNDLIQYLLAADRNNPKVAHLYEALHPAVISAISEVVNVARGTDKEVCICGEMASDPLATLLLIGMGLDELSLSPLFIPVVRKIVREVDYQTARLVARETLQMASVQEIKGYLVERYRDLGLINLVEMYR
- a CDS encoding radical SAM protein — protein: MVLLVCLAILSVVIGVAAIVLYRLIGTDRYGGDRPVNALQLTASEAAMRGAVRKPEPCRTVRIYFIKPSRYDEEGYVQYFRYGVQPNNTLTVLAALNDAFNKRYTQERNVYLETIIWDEICDGAVSADSIKAIVEKAHEDGVELLIGLAGVQSNQYPRGRDLGLQFVKLGVPTMMGGFHVSGYPESCKFLNECGITTVVGEAENIWESVVEDFLAGELKLNYSVTQGIRAKTGKDDIIVPLITESLLPSLDDRYLSRFFNISMTTLDTSRGCPFTCSYCSVKNVMGRTMRSREPDRVVQWVRDAIQNHGIDTLFLVDDDFFRSPRWEEILIGLGEVKKEYPKLSFMMQVDVDASCYANIADGETETAKHRRSRRFTELAAAAGCYQAFVGIESLNPDNLNFATKYQNTDDRQHKLKLEAARAAVINKYRRVVDNWHKVGIAVHAGYMLGFPFDGPDCGRVAADTLKKIGFDIVSFFIMTPLPGTEDQVRCAKEGLIADWDFNNLDSQHVTLKHDLLDKHSWMEAYREAFTRFYSFPRMIKNVLTVCGGKGLSLESRRAIAVQFVYYFFSYRQGRHPMVGGIWPIKRRDIRRMVVSDEEARRYYLGRIGAILRGDGNDFAAAPA